The genomic stretch AATTCCAACAGATTTCTTTTCCTTCATCGTCAGCGTCATCCATATCCCTCTTTTCGTGCTTCTGCTAGGGATATTTTCAAGTACATTTTTGTTTTGACGCAACGATGTGTTTTTGAGTACTTTTTTAATGACGCAATGCGACCCGTTTACACAGAATTATATGAATGGTATACTTTTAAAGTATCATATTATTAGAGTATTCTATATACTTGTAAAGCTGTTCAGAAAGGGGTTGTCTGTTTTGTCATCGCGTATTTACCGTTATACCGTACTGTCTCTCCTATCTTTGCTTCTTTTATCATGGGATCCAATTTTATGCAGCGCATCTTCAGGTCCTGCTGATCCTTTCAGTTTTTCTTCTGCTCCCGCTGCCCCTGTATATTCTGATATATCTTCATGGGCTGTAACTCCTAAAGATACTGCCAGATATCCGGTAGATGTACTGTTTTTTTATCCTACAACTTACTTTGATGATAAGAACTGGAATCAGTCAATAAAAGAGGCGGCAATAGACAAAAAAATCCCACAATGGATCAAAAGTCAGGCAGGGATTTTCAATGGTTCCGCTAATCTTTATGTGCCATATTATAGACAGGCTACGATATATGTTTTAAATGCGCCGCTCAACAGCAATAACCATCATGCAATGGATATTGCATATGATGATGTTGAACATGCATTTGACTACTATATGAAAAATTGGAATAAAGGGCGACCTTTCATATTATCCGGTCATAGTCAGGGTTCAAACCTTTTATTTATGTTGCTTAAACGTCGTTTTAATGATAAAACACTGCAGAAACAGCTTGTAGCTGCGTATGTTATCGGCTGGCCTGTTACGCAAGAAGATCTGGAAAAATATCCGCACCTTAAAATGAGTGAAACTCCTGATGAGACTGGATGCATAATCAGTTATAACACACAGGAAGCTGACTCGCCTGTTTCCATTGTCATAAAAGGTACGGTTGCAGTAAATCCATTGACAATGACATTAACAAAAGATTTTGTCCCTGCGGAAAAAAATCTTGGTGCTATGTTCTTCACAGAGGACAACGTACAATATATTCCATATTATACAGGAGCTCAGATAATAGACGGTGCACTTATTATCCCTCGGCCGTCAAACGCTGATTTATTACAGACGTCGCCACCAGGTTTTTATCACCAATATGATTACACATTTTTTTATTGCAATCTGGTTGAAAATGTAAATGCGCGTATAAAAGCCTATTTACGCAAGAATATGCCAGCAAAATAAGATGAAAATGTCACTTTGCTATTTGGTTGATGTACATGCTAACCGTTGTTTTTATAGGACAATTATGGTATAAAACAAATCGATGTAGAGCAATATTAACTTTTCCAAATTTTATCAAGAAGGAGGAATCGTTATGTTTAGAAGGGTGATCGTTGCATTGGATCTATCAAGGGATTCTCAGGCTCTTGTGAGCTGTTTTGGGGCTTTAAATGTTTATGGCATTGAGAAGTGTCTGCTGCTGCAGTTTTGGGATATGCTGGAAATTCTGGGGATCAATAATTTTTACAGCCCTACAGCGCTTATTGATTTTAAAAAAAACCTTCAAAACCAGAAAGAAATACTTGAAAAACAAGGATATGAGGTAGAGGCAAGGTTATTATCAGGATTTTCAACAAGTGAGATAAACAAAATTGCTGATGAAGAAAATTATTCAGCCGTTGTAGTCGGTACAGATAAGGACATTTTCAGTCCTATGGCCAATGAGTTGATCCATAATGTAGAAAAACCTATCCTGATTGTTAAATTGGATTTAGATGGAGAAGGACCAGGAATATCCTGCACAAAAGCAGCAGGTGGCAAAATAACAAATCATGTTTTATTCCCAACTGATTTCTCTAAAAATGCAGAACAGGCGTTTGACTGCTTAGTAGAAATGGCAGCGGCTGATAAAATAAAGAAAATTACATTAGTTCATGTGCAGGATCAATATCGCATCAGTCCCTATCTTGATGATCGCATAGAGGAGTTTGATAAGATCGACACCGAACGCCTTGAAAACATGCAAAGGATCCTTAAGGAGAAGGGACATGCCGAGGTGGATATAGTTTTGAAATTTGGGTCCCCCTCGGTCAAGATCCTGCAATTAGTCAAAGAACGTAATGTACAGCTTGTTGTCATGGGCAGCCAGGGCCGTGGTTTCGTAAAAGAATTTTTCTTGGGAAGCGTAAGCCATAATATCGCACGTCAATCACTGTCGTCTGTTTTGCTGATTCCGGCAAAACGATAATGGGATCATTTTTCACTCTTGATGTGCACGGCAGCCCAATAATGAGAAATCAATATGGAAGAGCCAGCCATCCGCCCATCCGCCAGCCTTTACTGGCTCTTCCTACGCGTTCAAATTCCCTGGCGTTTTCCGCTCTGCTATAACCAGATGATGTGCGCCGTCGTCTGCCATCTGTAGCATGTTGCCGGAAAGTCTGGCCCCGTCAACGGTTAACTCGGTTATACCTGTATTTTCATCACTTTTATTTATAACCCTTATTTCGTACGTTGTATTTCCGTACCTGTACCAAACTGTATAATCCCCGAAGCTTGCCGGAGTTGAAGGAGCTATTATCAGTCCGGTATTTTCTTTTATGATTCCGAGAAAATTTTTGATCAGTCCCTGATACATCCATCCTGCCGACCCAGTATACCAACTCCAGCCGCCCCTGCCTGTATCCGATCCGCCCACGGATGATATATCCGCCGTCATAACGTAAGGCTCCTTTTCATACCGGAGCGCATCCTTCCTGGCGGAAGTTATGTGAATGGGGTTCAGCATTGTGAAGAGTGTATGTGCTAGACTGTGATCGCCAATCATAGAAGCGGCGATAGCCAGCCATACTGACGCGTGAGAATATTGACCGCCGTTTTCCCTTACTCCAGGATAGTAATTTTTAATGTATCCTGGATTTTTGTTGGTTTTGTCGAAGGGAGGATAAAGGAGTAAAGAGAGTCCGTCTTTCTCATTGACCAAATATTGTTTGGCAGAGTGGATAGCTTTTAACGCCCTATCTCTTTCTGCTCCGCCTGAAATAACGCTCCAAGACTGGCTGATGGAATCAATTTTACATTCGTCGTTTTCCCTTGAGCCTATTTTTTCGTAATCGTCATAAAAAGCCCTTATATACCATTCGCCATCCCATGCATGTTCCTCTATGTTGCATAAAAGTGTTTTTCTGCTGCTTTCCTGTTCTTTGGCAAAGTCATTGTCTTTTTCATGGCTGCAAAGGGGGATAAATTCCCCAAGCAGTCCATAAAGGAACCATCCCAGCCAGATGCTCTCTCCCTTGCCCTCAATGCCGACTTGATCCATACCGTCGTTCCAATCGCCGCCTCCCATCAATGGCAGGCCATGTACTCCAAACCGTGTATAAATTATGGTTTTCTTGCAATGTTCATAAACAGTACCATCCATATCCGATACTTCAGGAGTAAACATAGCCTCATGTTTATCCTTGTCCAACAGCGGACCCTTAATATAAGGGACCCTTTCCTTCAGTATGGAATAGTCGCCTGTGCATCTGACATAAATGGCAGTGACATAGGGAAGCCAGAGCAAGTCGTCGCTAATTCTCGTCCGTACCCCAACCCCGGTAGGAGGATGCCACCAGTGCTGGACATCACCTTCTTCAAACTGTCTGCTGCAGGCGAGCATAATCTGTTTTCTTGCTACCCCTGGATCGGTATATAGAAGGGCAAGCACATCCTGAAGCTGGTCTCTGAACCCATAAGCCCCCCCCGACTGATAGAAGGCAGACCTTGCATTGATCCTGCTGGAAACAGTCTGATATAGAAGCCAGCCGTTCAGAAGTATATCAATAGCTCTATCTTCGGTCTTCACCTTGATGGTGCCCAGAATGCCGTCCCAATAGGCCTTTATTTTTTCCAGTTCAATGTCGATCATGGAAGCATCTTTATACTTGTATCTTAATGTTTTTATTTTATTATAATCTGCACTCTGTCCCAGGCCAAAAACGACAGTTTTGCTTTCACCAGGCTTTATTGCTATCGATACCTGTATAACTCCGCATGGATCGTATCCCACACCGGTATTGCATGATAATTTTTTCTTCAGTCCTTCTGGGTTTGTTATGGAGCCTTTTAAGCCCAGAAATTCCCTCCGGTTCCCCGTATAGCCCGTTATCATTTCGCTCGAGAATATAAAGCTTTTCTGTTCCCGGAAACGACCATTATATGTATTTTTTGCTGTAAGGTATTCGTTTTCATTGTTATAAGAGGACACTGTGTATGGTTCTGCATGTTCTTTATCCACGCCCATGACCCATTCCACATAATAAGTGACGCTCAAATACTTGTCCTGGTCGGAAAGGTTGACAAGCTTGAGGCTCCAAAGTTTTACAGGCTCGTCAAGTGGAGTTAATACCTTAAGCTCCTGCTTAATATTGTTTTCGTCATGAAAGAAAACCGAATATCCAAAACCATGCCTTACCCTGTAAGTTCCTCTGTCCATTCTTCCAAGGGACGTTGTAGTTATTACCTTTCCGGTTATCTCGTCCTTGATATATATTGCCTCTGAAGCCCTATCGCATACAGGATCATTGGACCACGGCGTTATTTTATTCTCTCTGCTGTTAACTGCCCATGTCATTCCAGCGCCTGATTCAGTAACCAAAAAGCCAAAATCAGGGTTGGCTATTACGTTGACCCATGGTGCGGGAGGTCTGTTATAATCACTTAGAATGATTTCATATTCTCTGCCATTTTCAACGAAACCACCGAAGCCGTTGAAGAACTCACAGTTTTGGTTCTCTATAGGGGATATATTTTCTTCATTCAACGATTTCATCGCCTTTCCATATAACGTTGCATCTTTGCTCAAAACGATTCCTTGACATTCCTGAAGTATATGCCTGTCTTATCTGTGAAAACAACTCTCGCAACGGTGAGGAGCAGATCCACCTCAGTCGGTGTCATCTGGTATGTATGTAGTATAAAGAGGCTGGGTTGCTCCCTCTTTTCATCATATATCTTAAGAGAAGATGTCATCTCATTCAGCATATCGTCAAGCTTCTGCATGTAACCGTATGGAGCTTCGCTGAGTATCACCAGATCTATATTTACCTCATTTATTCTCAGATATTCATAAGCTTTGATTACATCCTTTATTATCCCGACATCCTCAGTAGAGTTGACCCTCAGTAACATTATAGGGTTATCTCCGGATATGCCGAATTTCCATAAATCGCTTTGGTTCCCCCAGTTCCGTCGGATGTTCTCTGCCGGACCTCTGTAATAAATTGACGGATAAAATATCGGACTGATTAAATTCTGAAATGCGTTAAGCTCTGAACTTGAGATATTCAGATATTTAAGTTCAAGGGCACTTTGTAGCCTGAACTTTACATTTATATCCTCTAGCTGAGGGATATAGTTTAGTTCCTCGCCTATTCTTATTGCCTCTTCCTTTCCGGAACACACTCCTGTAATAAAATAAATACTGGCTGTGCTTTCTGCTTCCAAATCAATGTTTACCCTTAAGCTTATAATAGGATCATTTGAAAAACCTGCGTTATTCGACATGGGGCGGCTTTCTACGACTGTATCCGGGTTTCGGACTGTATTATTTCTGCCGATGAATTTCAGTCTGTCGTTCTCATATTCGATACTTCTTGAAAGTTTCAGTTGTGATTTGACCATATGCATCAGGTATGGGGATTTGCCGTCTTTCCCATCCCGTCTTTTAGACAGAAAAATATCATGCCCTTCTATAAACTGGCTTTCTATGAAAAGTTTGTTAAACGCAGGGTGAGCGATTTCCGCCGAAAAACTATCCATAACTACCTCCATATAACTTGTCAGTTCTATGAGTTTTTTCTCGTTGCTGTGGTTAGTCAATGTAACTTTACGGACCTCTAGGTTATGATTCGGTGACAGATTCACAACCGTATGAGAGGATACATCATCATCTCTTCTGTTAAACTCTATCTGATGGGGCGAGAATATGACCTTATATTCGTCCGGTTCTGTCTTAGTAGGATTATACGTGCTGCTCCAAAGCCTACCGCTTTTTATGTCTTTTATAAATATATAACTGCCCGTACAGGCATAAATATCGGATCTCCATCTGTAAAGCATTAAGTCCCTGTAATAGCTAAAACCATCTCCGTCTGAAGTTATCATTATAGAATAGTTGTCGTTTGACAGTAAATGTGCTATGGGCATTTCAGGTGCGACCTTGCTGACATGTCTTTTATGAGGGATTTCCTGAGGGATATCCATTTTCTTGAGTTGGATATTATACCCTTTCCTGGAAATCAGGATAAAATATGAGGCAAGTTTTTCTTCGAGAAGCATTTCTGTGGCCTTTATAATGGGTTCGGCATGAAATCTTCTCTTCATTACTCCGTTATGAATGAAATTATTTATAGATACCAGACTCATGCCCTGATGGTGGGCCATGAAAGATTTAACTATAGAGTATGGAGTTATGGCTACAGGGTCGGGACCGTTGAAATCTATTGCTTCGTAGTATCCATAATAACCGGTACATCCGAGCTCTGCCAGCTTCCTGAGATTTGAGAAGCAATGCTTATCGGCGTAATCCAAGGCTATTATCGTTGCATAGGGGGCAACTACCAATGTCGGGCTCAGGGAAGGCTGAAGGCGCAGCTCCGGCACGCCGAATGCCCTGTACTGATAATTGGAGTCCTGGTCAAAATGGTAGTGCTGTGATTCGGATATGCCCCAGCATGGGATCCCTATCCGCTTAGCATACTTTATCTGTTTTATAACTGCGGCTCTTGATGTCTCGGCAAAGACAGAACCTTTGTATTCCTTCATGACCAGATTCGGCATAAGGTATTCGAACATAGTTCCGCTCCATGATACAAAGCATGGTATCCCGTCAACGATAGTAAGAGGTCTTCCAAGTTTATACCAATGTTCTACCAGCACATCGTTTCTTGCCACGGTTAAAAAGCTGGTCAGTAAAAATTCGGAGGCAGCCAGATCATAGCAGCCTGAATCCAGTTTTTGTGATGACAAATTGTAGCCGATATGGAACAACTTGCGTTTTTCATTATATAGAAAACGAAAATCGACATTACTAAACATAATGTCTATATTTTTGGTAATGGACTCTATTTTTTCCATAAGAGCCTTTGCATGTAAATTATCTTTTAAGACAAGCTCCCTCAATGTGGGCACAGAAGCAAAGCTGCCGCTTATTTCGAAATCTGAGATTTCATTTAAGATGGAGTCGATGCTGAAGTTTAGCTCTCCGATAAAGCGGGCTCCTTCTCTGTGGGCATGGTCCTGTGAATTAATATTTCCCTTTATCTTGGTAATTTCGTTTATAAATTCTTCTATTGTCTCGTAATTATTTTTTAGTTCAATATCATAACCGCATAAGCCTATAATATCTCTGAGGCCAAAGACCAGATCAGGCGAGAGCAGCGGAGCATCAATAAGCTCAAGGAGCCCGTTTTTAAGAGTAATCATATACGCATAAAAGTTTCCGCTGTCTACAGTAGATATATATGGGGGATTCAACACATCAAGAGTTTTGATGTTGTACCAGTTGTAAAGATGTCCCCTCCATTTTGGCAGCCGCTCAATGGATTGGAATATCTTCCAGATATATTCCAATGTTTTGTTCAGGGTTTCAAATCCTAAATCCCTTGCTGAAAGGACTGATAAAAGTTGAAGCCCAATATTGGTTGGCGAAGTTTTGTCAGTGACTTTCTCCGTGGGTTCACTCTGGTAATTGTCCGGGCAAAGCCAGTTGTTGCTCTCTGTTGAGAAATCCTTAAAGAACTGCCACGTTCTGCGTGCTGTCTCCCTCAGCATCTTCTCATTCTCATCCGATATGATCTTTTGACTGTTGTCCTCCGGCAGGCTGATACCGTAAGCTATCAGATACGATAGACCCCAGGCGGCGGATAATGTCCCGTAAAGGACCATTCCTGTCAGTGGTATCTCAACTGAGGATAACAATTTGATTATTATAGCGGAAGGTATCAGGGAACTGCACATATGAAGAAAATAGTTTGTTTTTGTACCCAGGGCGTATTTCTCTGTGGTTTCGGCGGTATTCCACATAAGAAGGTGTCTCCTGCTCTTAATAAGCCTGTACAATGTCCGTAATATTGCATCCGCAGCAATATAGGCCCTGTATGGCGCGAAGGCTATATCCAGGAGCGCCCTTTGTATAATCTGCAAGATGTCTTTCAGCAGATCTTTATATACAATGACAAGTTTCGGTCTGCGGATCTTCTGCGAAATAATCCCATAAAGAATAAAAAAGAGACTGACAATATCAGCGAAAAACACCAAAGGCAGCCAGAGGTAATAAATCTCCGGCATCAGTGCAAGATTTAGAATTATTATAAGGACTTTGCACAGCGGCACAAGACTTAGCCTGAGATTGTCGAATATTTTCCATTTGGATAACCCGGCAAGTGTTTTTTTCTTAAACAGCCACGGCAATAGCTGCCAATCTCCCCTTATCCATCTATGCTCCCTTAGTGCATAGGAGATGACGTTGCCGGGATAGTCTTCCATTATTTTTACAGCGCCGGAAAAAGCGGTTTTGACATAACAGCTTTCTAGCAGGTCATGGCTCAGTACGCTGTTCTCCGGTATGTTCTTGTTCATAATGGCATGAAAGGCTTTTATATCGTATATCCCTTTGCCGGCAAAAACGCCCTCGTCAAATATGTCATGATAAATATCCGATATGACTGTTGAGTAGTGGTCTAATCCCTGTTTGCCGGCAAAGACTTTGTAAAAAAGGTTGTTTTTTTTGTATTGGATATTATTTGTTATAGAAGGTTGAATTATTGCATAGCCGTCTTTAACCCTTCTCTTCTCGTAATCTATAACCGGTTGGTTTAGGGGGTGATCTATTATACCGACAAGCATTGATGCGTTATCCTTTAAAAGGACAGAATCGGAATCCAATGTGATCACATATTTGAAGGTATGAAGCAGGTTTTCATCACACAATATGATCGAATAGCTTGTATCCTTCTCCCCTGACAGAAGGGCGTTAAATTCCTCAAGCTTTCCCCGTTTACGTTCCCAACACATATAACATTTTTCAGATTCATTCCATTTCCGGAATCTTACGAAAAGCGAAAAACGATTGTATTCTGATGGATAAAGAGTATTCAGCCTGTTGATCTCTTCAATTAAAACATTTTCAAGCTCTTTATCTTCCGGCAACTCTTTTGCAGGAGAATCCTTAAAGTCGACCAGCAGGGCAAAGAAAAGATTTGACTGCCTATTGGTCAAATAATGTCTTTGCAGTTTACTTACATACTCAAGCGCTTGTTTTTTGGATGAAATGATCACGGGCATTACCAGAAATGTCCGGGCCCTGTCGGGGATGCCTTTTAGATAATCAAGAGCAGGCAACTCCCTCACCTTGATAAGCCTGGCAAATATATTATTTGTTATATCAGTGGCTATCCCGATAACAATACACAATGCAGCGGCGAGGAAAAATAATTCACCATATATCCCGCATGTTACTTTAGAACGCCGCAGAATGTATATTAAAATACAGTAAGCTATAAAAATTGTCACGTATAAAGAGATAAAATATAAGAGTCCTTTGAAATTATGCTTGGGCTGAAGATTCATGGGGCCCGGTTTATTTAAAATTTTTGCCACCAGGAGGGGATATCCATGACCGATAAGGTAAGAGCCGACATGATTAGCACATTTCAGATCATCTCTGCCTTTGACGGCAAGTTCCAGGCAAAACTCTGCTATTGTTTTTTCTTCCATTTTATGTTTCAGCGATAGTTTTTCTATTACAGCCCTGTAATTGCTGCGGCTCTTTTGATCCATAGCAGGATATACTTCTGCCGGGTCTTTAAGCAGGATGTGCTCAATGGTTGAAAGGTCCTCAAAAAAAATCACACCGTCTATTTCAGATGCTTCCCATAAACTGGCTAAAAAGATCCGGATGTTGGACTCAAGGTACGATTCCAGTTTGCCCTCATCCAGAAATATATCTGAAGGTTTTGAGTATTTTGTTTCATTGAAATAGCATTCTACATATCTTTGGATGGAGGAATCGTCAAAAGCCATATTTTTCAGCAGGTATATAACATAAGAATGGAATGAAATATTTTTGCTGTACTTTTCTTCCACCCCCTTAAGAAGGGGATCGATACTGATCGTGTTTCCTTGCTCCCTCAGGCTGTTCTTAACAAAAAGGTCAGCTTTAAATTTTGTCTCTGTGATATTTATAATATCCTCAGCCACAGATGTTATGCTTTCTAAGAGACAGAAGCTTATTATTTCGGGGAGGGCCCAAAGTTCCGTGTCTGTTAATGAGAGCTCTTTTTGGTATGCCTTTACCATAAGAGAGATTTTGTCCTCGTTCAAATAACCGCCTGACAGCTTTACGATTTTTCTGGCAAGAACATAAATTCTCGGATATCCTTTGAATTCCCCTTCCTGTAATATAGGAAGGATTTTATCGCTTGTCTCCGCGGCCTTGATTTTCTTGAGCTCTCTGTACATAATCTGGAAGTTGTCAAATAGCCAGCGCGCGGCTGGTACCAGCGCAATAATTTCCGGGGATACCCCAGATAAGGTGTCACGAATTTTGTTCAATTTTTTGTAGGCAATGTCATTTCTATCTCTTATTACAAAATTGTATTTCTTCCATTTGACGTTCCTGTGAGCATAGGACAGATTAAGCATCTGTTGCTCCAAATCACTTGATCCGAGTATCTTTTCGGTATCTGTTGTTTCTACAGGTAGAAGGGCTCTTCTCCTGGCATTAATAAACCGGTGGCAAAAAAGCAAAAAGACAACGATGAAAATGACAACAGAAACCATAAACACTGCACCCCAGATAAAATTCGGAGCAGGCATTAATTCGTTAATCCCTTCAATAATTCCTTTATACATTTTTATCCTCCATTTTTATATGAACGCCCGCACTTCAAATATATTTAATCACCTCATATGCTGACAGTAATTTCACTCTTTTATCTTAGTTTGACCCATTATTAAATTATATCATATTTTTTAGAATTATCAGAACCGGCGCCGGATAATGCTTACACATATTAACAATTGTTCTCAAGCAGGTTCATCATCGGCCGCCCTAAGGTTTGATTATCATTTGCTTGATTTTACATAAGCTGTATTGTGTATTCTTTGTGCCCATGTATAATGATGTACAGCTATGTAAAATATGTATACATAAACTATGTACTGAAAAATCGGGAGGGATTTCAGAGTGCTGTCGGTCAAGGAAGAAATAGCTGTTGCGGTGGAAGAACTTAGGGCGGAACTGCTCAAACTCAGTCATGACATACACGATAATCCGGAGCTGGGGCTACGTGAGTATAATGCGGTAAAGTGGCAGAAAGAACTGCTTGAGAAGCACGGCTTTATTGTAGAGACCCCGTTTTGCGGTATGGAAACAGCATTTAAGGCAACATGCCCGACGAATAATCCCAACGGCGTCAAGATTGCATTTCTTGCGGAATATGACGCGCTTGACGGGATAGGGCACGGATGCGGCCATAATATTATTGCTGCAAGTGCCGTCGGAGCTGCCATATCACTGTCAAAGACGATGGATGAAAATAATATTTCCGGAGAAGTTGTGGTTTTCGGAACACCGGCGGAAGAGACGCGTGGAGGAAAGATCCCGATGGCCGATAACGGAGTTTTTGATGGTTTTACTTGCGCGCTTATGATACACCCGGCTACGGAGAACATAATCGCACGCCATGGACTTGCCGCTCAGTCCGTTGATGTTGAATTCTTCGGTAAGGCGGCTCACTCATCGAGTCCGGCGGATGGTGTCAATGCACTTGCATCCATGATCGCCTTCTTTAATGGAATCGACTCTTTCAGCCATACATGGAGCAACGAGAGCAAGATAAACGGCATAATTACTCAGGGAGGAACTGCATCAAACATTATTCCAGACTATACATCGGCCTCATTCACTGTGCGCGCAGGGAAGAAAAAGACGCTGGTAAATATGTTCGGCGATATAGAGCGCATAGCAAAATCAGCAGCACTTCTTACCGGGGCAGGCTTTAAGGTCAATGGCGCAGATATTTATGCTGAACGCTATCCGAGTATGGCGCTGGGAGAGGCTTTTAAAGCAAATATGGAAACCCTCGGAGAAATAATGAACTATCCAGACTACACCGCACAGGTAGGTTCTTCCGATATTGGCAATGTTTCACTGGTGGTGCCCGCCATTCACGAATATCTTTCAATTGCCGGACCAGGAAGCGTCACAGCCCACCATGAATCATTCTGTAATGCTGCCGTCAGCCCCAGAGCCGACGAAGTAGTTCTTCTCGCTGCAAAAGGACTGGCTATGACTGCCGCAGATATCTTGACGGATGAAAAGCTTCGCGCCCGGATGTGGAAGGAATTCGATGAAAAAGTACGTCCGAACCAGTGCTGATTATAACAGGTGAAATGGAGAGAGATTAGATGCTTAAATATATGCTCAAGAGAATTATTCAGATGTTTGCGGTCCTCTTTGTGGTCTCTGTCATTGTATTTTGTGTTATGAGCTTTACAGGCGACCCTGTCCTTATGATAGTACCTCCGACGGCGACAGATGCACAAATAGAAGAGGCAAGAACTGCCCTTGGGCTGGACCAGCCACTGTGGGTGCAGTACAAGGTCTTCCTTGTTAATCTACTGCATGGAGATATGGGTGTGTCATATATATTCAAACGTCCTGCCCTTACTCTGATTATTGAGCGCATGCCTGCAACTCTCGAACTTGTGTGTCTTTCGGTGATAATCTCCCTGCTTATAGCCCTGCCGTGCGGTGTATTTGCCGGTGCATGGCCGAATAACAC from Synergistaceae bacterium encodes the following:
- a CDS encoding universal stress protein, producing MFRRVIVALDLSRDSQALVSCFGALNVYGIEKCLLLQFWDMLEILGINNFYSPTALIDFKKNLQNQKEILEKQGYEVEARLLSGFSTSEINKIADEENYSAVVVGTDKDIFSPMANELIHNVEKPILIVKLDLDGEGPGISCTKAAGGKITNHVLFPTDFSKNAEQAFDCLVEMAAADKIKKITLVHVQDQYRISPYLDDRIEEFDKIDTERLENMQRILKEKGHAEVDIVLKFGSPSVKILQLVKERNVQLVVMGSQGRGFVKEFFLGSVSHNIARQSLSSVLLIPAKR
- a CDS encoding amidohydrolase, with protein sequence MLSVKEEIAVAVEELRAELLKLSHDIHDNPELGLREYNAVKWQKELLEKHGFIVETPFCGMETAFKATCPTNNPNGVKIAFLAEYDALDGIGHGCGHNIIAASAVGAAISLSKTMDENNISGEVVVFGTPAEETRGGKIPMADNGVFDGFTCALMIHPATENIIARHGLAAQSVDVEFFGKAAHSSSPADGVNALASMIAFFNGIDSFSHTWSNESKINGIITQGGTASNIIPDYTSASFTVRAGKKKTLVNMFGDIERIAKSAALLTGAGFKVNGADIYAERYPSMALGEAFKANMETLGEIMNYPDYTAQVGSSDIGNVSLVVPAIHEYLSIAGPGSVTAHHESFCNAAVSPRADEVVLLAAKGLAMTAADILTDEKLRARMWKEFDEKVRPNQC
- a CDS encoding DUF3089 domain-containing protein translates to MSSRIYRYTVLSLLSLLLLSWDPILCSASSGPADPFSFSSAPAAPVYSDISSWAVTPKDTARYPVDVLFFYPTTYFDDKNWNQSIKEAAIDKKIPQWIKSQAGIFNGSANLYVPYYRQATIYVLNAPLNSNNHHAMDIAYDDVEHAFDYYMKNWNKGRPFILSGHSQGSNLLFMLLKRRFNDKTLQKQLVAAYVIGWPVTQEDLEKYPHLKMSETPDETGCIISYNTQEADSPVSIVIKGTVAVNPLTMTLTKDFVPAEKNLGAMFFTEDNVQYIPYYTGAQIIDGALIIPRPSNADLLQTSPPGFYHQYDYTFFYCNLVENVNARIKAYLRKNMPAK